The stretch of DNA GCCTCGTCGAGGAAGAGGTGGCGCGGCTCGCGGGCCATGACCTCCAGGACACGGCGATCGCGCACGCCATGGCGGGCCAGGCGGCCCACCATGCGGTCGCGGGTGCGCTGCGATGTCATGCCGACACCGCGCAGCAGATCAGGTGAGGGCATCCAGCCAGTCCTGCACGTCGTCGCGCGCCGCATGCCGGGTCAGGTCGGTCTGCAGCGGCGTGATGGAAACATAGCCCGCCTCGACGGCGGCGAAGTCGGTATCCGGGCCATCGTCGGCGTTCTCGCCCACGGCGGCGATCCAGTAGCGCTGACGGCCCCGCGGATCCTTCACCTCCAGGGGCCGGGCCGCGGGGCCACGGTAGCCCAGCCGCGTGACCCGGAAGCCGCGGATCTCCTCCCAGGGCAGGTCAGGCACGTTGACATTGAGCAGGCTGCGCGGGGGCAGCGAGAGCTGGTCGGCAGCGCCCACCAGGCTCGCCGCCACCCGCCCCGCCGTCTCGAAGTAGCGATTGCCGACCAGCGACATGGCGATGGCCGTCATGCCCAGGTTGCGCCCCTCCATGGCGGCCGCCACGGTGCCGGAGTAGAGCACGTCGTCCCCGAGGTTGCCGCCGTGGTTGATGCCGGAGATCACGAGATCGGGGCGCTCGTCCCAGACGCCGTTGACCCCGAGATAGACACAGTCCGCCGGGGTGCCATCGACGCTGTAGAAGCCGTTGTCGAGCGACGAGAGCGCCAGCGGCCGGCTCAGCGTCAGCGAGTTGCTCGCCCCGCTCTTGTCGCGGTCGGGCGCCACCACGCGCAGCTTCGCATGGG from Halomonas aestuarii encodes:
- the surE gene encoding 5'/3'-nucleotidase SurE, whose product is MRRLLLSNDDGVHAPGLHALHDALLAHAKLRVVAPDRDKSGASNSLTLSRPLALSSLDNGFYSVDGTPADCVYLGVNGVWDERPDLVISGINHGGNLGDDVLYSGTVAAAMEGRNLGMTAIAMSLVGNRYFETAGRVAASLVGAADQLSLPPRSLLNVNVPDLPWEEIRGFRVTRLGYRGPAARPLEVKDPRGRQRYWIAAVGENADDGPDTDFAAVEAGYVSITPLQTDLTRHAARDDVQDWLDALT